GCCTATTTACGAATATCGTTGCAGCAGTTGTGGTGTACAAAAAGATGTCATGCAAAAGATCAGCGATACGCCGTTGACTGTATGTCCTGCATGTGGCAAACCTACATTCAGCAAACAGCTTTCAGCCGCGGGCTTTCAACTCAAGGGGAGTGGTTGGTATGCCACGGACTTTAAGGGTTCGGGCAGTAAGCCAGAAGCTAAATCAGAATCAGCTACCAGCACAGTGAGTTCTGCCACGCCAACTGCGGGTGGCAACGGGTGAAGAAATATTTGCTCACCGGATTATTGGTGTGGGTTCCGCTTGGCATTACCATCTGGGTTCTGAACCTGACGATTAGTACGCTAGACCAGAGTCTGCTGCTACTGCCGGTGAATTGGTATCCAGATAAATTACTTGGTATTCACATTCCCGGGTTGGGTGTGATTCTCACCGTAGTGATCGTGCTTGGTACCGGTTTGTTGGTGCACAATGTCCTCGGACAGCGTCTGTTGAGTTATTGGGAAGGTCTGCTACGCCGCATTCCGGTGGTAAGCAGTATTTACCACAGCGTGAAACAAGTTAGCGATACGTTACTGTCCAGCAACGGGCTTGCTTTCCGTAAGGTGCTGCTGGTGCGATATCCGCACCCCGAGGCATGGTCGTTGGCATTTCAGACCGCTATCCCGGGTGAGGTGACGCAACAACTTAAAGATGAGTATGTGGGAGTATTTATTCCCACCGCACCCAGCCCGGTAAACGGGTTCTATTTCTACGTACGTCGTGCTGATACCATCGAACTCAACATTAGTGTGGATGTGGCTTTGAAATCCATTATTTCAATGGGCGTAGTGGCTACCCCCGCTATGCCTTATGCGCCAGAAAATCAACGCAATTCACCCATTTATTAGATTAACTTATTGAAAATATGCGAACTCATTACTGTGGACATCTTAACGTTTCAAATCTTGGTCAAGCTGTTACTTTATGTGGCTGGGCACACCGTCGCCGTGATCACGGCGGGGTGATTTTTATTGATCTTCGCGACCGCGAAGGGCTGGC
This genomic interval from Candidatus Nitrotoga sp. AM1P contains the following:
- a CDS encoding FmdB family zinc ribbon protein, encoding MPIYEYRCSSCGVQKDVMQKISDTPLTVCPACGKPTFSKQLSAAGFQLKGSGWYATDFKGSGSKPEAKSESATSTVSSATPTAGGNG
- a CDS encoding DUF502 domain-containing protein, with amino-acid sequence MKKYLLTGLLVWVPLGITIWVLNLTISTLDQSLLLLPVNWYPDKLLGIHIPGLGVILTVVIVLGTGLLVHNVLGQRLLSYWEGLLRRIPVVSSIYHSVKQVSDTLLSSNGLAFRKVLLVRYPHPEAWSLAFQTAIPGEVTQQLKDEYVGVFIPTAPSPVNGFYFYVRRADTIELNISVDVALKSIISMGVVATPAMPYAPENQRNSPIY